A genomic region of Prionailurus bengalensis isolate Pbe53 chromosome D1, Fcat_Pben_1.1_paternal_pri, whole genome shotgun sequence contains the following coding sequences:
- the PPP1R32 gene encoding protein phosphatase 1 regulatory subunit 32 isoform X1: MMGKLPLGVVSPYVKMSSGGCTDPLKFYATTYCTAYGQEEFRPRMGGHEGTGYKSNYRPVASYQANLDALDNPAMGHGPYNPFSPPAPLSLSSQGHRSSSDPLEQVRPNFQSVTSQSYRPLEVPDGTYPLPWNMHQTSSGYSQEKPSAATPTKEVRKVHFDTQDYGPQAITGLEPRDMPLLHQQQGKGSLEWENSRHGPRFLTSEYNSKYLKETSNQPDLLQKISIGSKEETGFTEESTKNPIGFQPPSQTVLGDPVLHPGRSVTRSDFLPMTHIRGDEFLPVLARGSERETGYSRVNERLLNPRVPPPSPRPSSVSHGQFQPPQRVQQTNVALLGRETVGNKEPTGFTLNNPSYIRSPYDPDMDNQYLTTYNQGYFENIPKGLDREGWTRGGTQPQKPGGYALNQPVTRMEATPTPTESLRRLHPHVGRTLIAEDPFYRAVPPSSHFATSS, encoded by the exons ATGATGGGGAAACTCCCCTTGGGGGTTGTGTCCCCTTACGTAAAGATGAGTTCAGGAGGCTGCACGGATCCCCTGAAATTTTACGCCACCACTTACTGCACAGCCTATG GTCAGGaggagttcaggccccgcatgggCGGTCACGAAGGCACAGGCTACAAATCAAATTACCGTCCTGTGGCCTCATACCAGGCCAATCTCGATGCCCTGGACAACCCGGCCATGGGGCACGGTCCATACAATCCCTTCTCACCCCCTGCTCCGCTGAGCCTTAGCTCTCAGGGCCATCGAAGCTCATCAGACCCACT GGAACAAGTCCGCCCCAATTTCCAGTCAGTGACTAGTCAGAGTTACCGCCCCCTGGAGGTGCCTGATGGCACATACCCGCTGCCCTGGAACATGCACCAGACCAGCTCTGGCTATTCTCAGGAGAAGCCCAGCGCGGCGACCCCTACTAAAGAG GTCAGGAAGGTCCATTTCGACACCCAGGACTATGGGCCGCAGGCCatcacagggctggaacccagggaCATGCCCCTGCTCCACCAGCAGCAGGGCAAGGGCTCGCTGGAGTGGGAAAACTCCCGGCAT GGCCCGCGCTTCTTGACTTCTGAGTACAATTCCAAGTATCTCAAGGAGACTTCAAACCAGCCAG ATCTCTTGCAGAAGATATCAATTGGCTCCAAGGAGGAGACTGGCTTCACCGAAGAGTCCACCAAGAACCCCATTGGCTTCCAGCCACCCTCCCAGACCGTCCTTGGGGACCCG GTCCTCCACCCTGGCCGGAGTGTCACCAGGTCCGACTTTCTCCCCATGACCCACATTCGT GGGGATGAGTTCCTGCCTGTGCTGGCCAGAGGCTCCGAGCGGGAAACAGGCTACAGCCGAGTGAATGAGAGGTTGCTGAACCCCAGA gtgcccccacccagcccacgGCCTAGCAGCGTGAGCCACGGGCAATTCCAGCCCCCCCAGCGGGTGCAACAGACCAACGTTGCCCTGCTTGGCAGGGAGACTGTGGGAAACAAG GAGCCCACAGGGTTCACCCTTAACAACCCCAGCTACATCCGGAGCCCCTATGACCCAGACATGGATAATCAGTACCTGACCACCTACAACCAAGG GTACTTTGAGAACATCCCTAAGGGTCTGGACCGAGAAGGCTGGACCCGAGGTGGCACCCAGCCCCAGAAGCCCGGAGGCTACGCCCTCAACCAGCCGGTCACCCGCATggaggccacccccacccccacggagAGCCTACGGCGCCTGCACCCCCACGTGGGAAG aacCCTGATCGCGGAGGACCCCTTCTACCGAGCTGTGCCTCCCAGCAGCCACTTTGCCACATCCAGCTGA
- the PPP1R32 gene encoding protein phosphatase 1 regulatory subunit 32 isoform X2 translates to MMGKLPLGVVSPYVKMSSGGCTDPLKFYATTYCTAYGQEEFRPRMGGHEGTGYKSNYRPVASYQANLDALDNPAMGHGPYNPFSPPAPLSLSSQGHRSSSDPLEQVRPNFQSVTSQSYRPLEVPDGTYPLPWNMHQTSSGYSQEKPSAATPTKEVRKVHFDTQDYGPQAITGLEPRDMPLLHQQQGKGSLEWENSRHGPRFLTSEYNSKYLKETSNQPDLLQKISIGSKEETGFTEESTKNPIGFQPPSQTVLGDPVLHPGRSVTRSDFLPMTHIRGDEFLPVLARGSERETGYSRVNERLLNPREPTGFTLNNPSYIRSPYDPDMDNQYLTTYNQGYFENIPKGLDREGWTRGGTQPQKPGGYALNQPVTRMEATPTPTESLRRLHPHVGRTLIAEDPFYRAVPPSSHFATSS, encoded by the exons ATGATGGGGAAACTCCCCTTGGGGGTTGTGTCCCCTTACGTAAAGATGAGTTCAGGAGGCTGCACGGATCCCCTGAAATTTTACGCCACCACTTACTGCACAGCCTATG GTCAGGaggagttcaggccccgcatgggCGGTCACGAAGGCACAGGCTACAAATCAAATTACCGTCCTGTGGCCTCATACCAGGCCAATCTCGATGCCCTGGACAACCCGGCCATGGGGCACGGTCCATACAATCCCTTCTCACCCCCTGCTCCGCTGAGCCTTAGCTCTCAGGGCCATCGAAGCTCATCAGACCCACT GGAACAAGTCCGCCCCAATTTCCAGTCAGTGACTAGTCAGAGTTACCGCCCCCTGGAGGTGCCTGATGGCACATACCCGCTGCCCTGGAACATGCACCAGACCAGCTCTGGCTATTCTCAGGAGAAGCCCAGCGCGGCGACCCCTACTAAAGAG GTCAGGAAGGTCCATTTCGACACCCAGGACTATGGGCCGCAGGCCatcacagggctggaacccagggaCATGCCCCTGCTCCACCAGCAGCAGGGCAAGGGCTCGCTGGAGTGGGAAAACTCCCGGCAT GGCCCGCGCTTCTTGACTTCTGAGTACAATTCCAAGTATCTCAAGGAGACTTCAAACCAGCCAG ATCTCTTGCAGAAGATATCAATTGGCTCCAAGGAGGAGACTGGCTTCACCGAAGAGTCCACCAAGAACCCCATTGGCTTCCAGCCACCCTCCCAGACCGTCCTTGGGGACCCG GTCCTCCACCCTGGCCGGAGTGTCACCAGGTCCGACTTTCTCCCCATGACCCACATTCGT GGGGATGAGTTCCTGCCTGTGCTGGCCAGAGGCTCCGAGCGGGAAACAGGCTACAGCCGAGTGAATGAGAGGTTGCTGAACCCCAGA GAGCCCACAGGGTTCACCCTTAACAACCCCAGCTACATCCGGAGCCCCTATGACCCAGACATGGATAATCAGTACCTGACCACCTACAACCAAGG GTACTTTGAGAACATCCCTAAGGGTCTGGACCGAGAAGGCTGGACCCGAGGTGGCACCCAGCCCCAGAAGCCCGGAGGCTACGCCCTCAACCAGCCGGTCACCCGCATggaggccacccccacccccacggagAGCCTACGGCGCCTGCACCCCCACGTGGGAAG aacCCTGATCGCGGAGGACCCCTTCTACCGAGCTGTGCCTCCCAGCAGCCACTTTGCCACATCCAGCTGA
- the PPP1R32 gene encoding protein phosphatase 1 regulatory subunit 32 isoform X3, whose protein sequence is MMGKLPLGVVSPYVKMSSGGCTDPLKFYATTYCTAYGQEEFRPRMGGHEGTGYKSNYRPVASYQANLDALDNPAMGHGPYNPFSPPAPLSLSSQGHRSSSDPLEQVRPNFQSVTSQSYRPLEVPDGTYPLPWNMHQTSSGYSQEKPSAATPTKEGPRFLTSEYNSKYLKETSNQPDLLQKISIGSKEETGFTEESTKNPIGFQPPSQTVLGDPVLHPGRSVTRSDFLPMTHIRGDEFLPVLARGSERETGYSRVNERLLNPRVPPPSPRPSSVSHGQFQPPQRVQQTNVALLGRETVGNKEPTGFTLNNPSYIRSPYDPDMDNQYLTTYNQGYFENIPKGLDREGWTRGGTQPQKPGGYALNQPVTRMEATPTPTESLRRLHPHVGRTLIAEDPFYRAVPPSSHFATSS, encoded by the exons ATGATGGGGAAACTCCCCTTGGGGGTTGTGTCCCCTTACGTAAAGATGAGTTCAGGAGGCTGCACGGATCCCCTGAAATTTTACGCCACCACTTACTGCACAGCCTATG GTCAGGaggagttcaggccccgcatgggCGGTCACGAAGGCACAGGCTACAAATCAAATTACCGTCCTGTGGCCTCATACCAGGCCAATCTCGATGCCCTGGACAACCCGGCCATGGGGCACGGTCCATACAATCCCTTCTCACCCCCTGCTCCGCTGAGCCTTAGCTCTCAGGGCCATCGAAGCTCATCAGACCCACT GGAACAAGTCCGCCCCAATTTCCAGTCAGTGACTAGTCAGAGTTACCGCCCCCTGGAGGTGCCTGATGGCACATACCCGCTGCCCTGGAACATGCACCAGACCAGCTCTGGCTATTCTCAGGAGAAGCCCAGCGCGGCGACCCCTACTAAAGAG GGCCCGCGCTTCTTGACTTCTGAGTACAATTCCAAGTATCTCAAGGAGACTTCAAACCAGCCAG ATCTCTTGCAGAAGATATCAATTGGCTCCAAGGAGGAGACTGGCTTCACCGAAGAGTCCACCAAGAACCCCATTGGCTTCCAGCCACCCTCCCAGACCGTCCTTGGGGACCCG GTCCTCCACCCTGGCCGGAGTGTCACCAGGTCCGACTTTCTCCCCATGACCCACATTCGT GGGGATGAGTTCCTGCCTGTGCTGGCCAGAGGCTCCGAGCGGGAAACAGGCTACAGCCGAGTGAATGAGAGGTTGCTGAACCCCAGA gtgcccccacccagcccacgGCCTAGCAGCGTGAGCCACGGGCAATTCCAGCCCCCCCAGCGGGTGCAACAGACCAACGTTGCCCTGCTTGGCAGGGAGACTGTGGGAAACAAG GAGCCCACAGGGTTCACCCTTAACAACCCCAGCTACATCCGGAGCCCCTATGACCCAGACATGGATAATCAGTACCTGACCACCTACAACCAAGG GTACTTTGAGAACATCCCTAAGGGTCTGGACCGAGAAGGCTGGACCCGAGGTGGCACCCAGCCCCAGAAGCCCGGAGGCTACGCCCTCAACCAGCCGGTCACCCGCATggaggccacccccacccccacggagAGCCTACGGCGCCTGCACCCCCACGTGGGAAG aacCCTGATCGCGGAGGACCCCTTCTACCGAGCTGTGCCTCCCAGCAGCCACTTTGCCACATCCAGCTGA
- the LRRC10B gene encoding leucine-rich repeat-containing protein 10B produces MGIAESTPDELPSDAEEQLRSGEQQLELSGRRLRRLPGAVCALSRLQKLYVSGTGLRELPEEIEELRELRILALDFNKLERLPDGLCRLPRLTRLYLGGNRLLALPADFAQLQSLRCLWIEGNFLRRFPRPLLRLVALQSLQMGDNRLRALPAELPRMTGLRGLWLYGNRFEEFPPALLRMGRLHILDLDRNRLGGFPDLHPLRALRVFSYDHNPVTGPPRVADTVFLVGEGAVERMAERDEPTPRPPPRRPARAFEDEEEEDLLIGGGSSRALGTPGGSLPALEAAPGLGT; encoded by the coding sequence ATGGGCATCGCCGAGTCCACGCCGGACGAGCTGCCGTCGGACGCGGAGGAGCAGCTGCGCAGCGGCGAGCAGCAGCTGGAGCTGAGCGGGAGGCGGCTGCGGCGGCTGCCCGGCGCCGTGTGTGCGCTGAGCCGCCTGCAGAAGCTGTACGTGAGCGGCACGGGGCTGCGCGAGCTGCCCGAGGAGATCGAGGAGCTGCGCGAGCTGCGCATCCTGGCGCTCGACTTCAACAAACTCGAGCGCTTGCCCGACGGCCTGTGTCGCCTGCCGCGCCTCACGCGCCTCTACCTGGGCGGCAACCGGCTGCTGGCGCTGCCCGCCGACTTCGCGCAGCTGCAGAGCCTGCGCTGCCTCTGGATCGAGGGCAACTTCCTGCGGCGCTTCCCGCGGCCGCTGCTGCGCCTGGTGGCGCTGCAGTCGCTGCAGATGGGCGACAACCGGCTGCGCGCGCTGCCCGCCGAGCTGCCGCGCATGACGGGCCTGCGCGGCCTCTGGCTCTACGGCAACCGCTTCGAGGAGTTCCCGCCCGCGCTGCTGCGCATGGGCCGCCTGCACATCCTCGACCTGGACCGCAACCGCCTGGGCGGCTTCCCCGACCTGCACCCGTTGCGCGCCCTGCGCGTCTTCTCCTACGACCACAACCCGGTCACTGGGCCCCCGCGCGTCGCCGACACCGTCTTCCTCGTGGGCGAGGGCGCGGTCGAGCGCATGGCCGAGCGTGACGAGCCCACGCCCCGGCCGCCGCCCCGGCGCCCAGCTCGGGCTTttgaggatgaggaggaagaagaccTACTCATAGGGGGCGGGAGCTCCCGGGCTCTGGGGACCCCCGGGGGCAGCCTCCCCGCCCTGGAAGCCGCCCCAGGACTGGGCACCTGA